Proteins encoded by one window of Leopardus geoffroyi isolate Oge1 chromosome X, O.geoffroyi_Oge1_pat1.0, whole genome shotgun sequence:
- the LOC123595189 gene encoding basic proline-rich protein-like → MGPRRNRKEVSGPDKIGNVSFTDSGTGDVSCLPEAERQALGPSRASSSQGAPVLPRFLRATLPHWADRAARPQALASTEPPAIHYPGDPSPAAPQDKPIPPPRPPHPDHRCPGRCRPESPAELSPLRPPLQEPLRPGSPSFTDASITPPPAPSPRPRASQTSAPTPPGASSPRASLTLSQTLDSTAFIPVPLSRGPPKDPKPPALADLNTPRGCDPQRPRTPTVPDPLSPQSTQTRIPKDPVPLALETPEPPTPRAPGPTRPHPPGHTDPRRSRTPIPQSHQSSQTPSPRGPRPRRPRTPRDPVPPSHWPWQTPEHPSPQPSETPVPPTLADPEPQRPHPGPPSPQSHQPSETPSPRSPRPSQTPDPQRPRPPKPLALADTGAPVPAALRDPEPLALADPGASVPPKHLALTDPGPPEPPTLTDPVPPEPPALADPGPPKPPALTDPNPRRHQIPVAPVPPIPQPSQTPDPRSPRTPEPPTLTDPGSPEPPSPQSPNPRRPWIPGAPDPHRPQRPRPSQTPDPRSPRPPRAPGSYRSRPPGAPGPRRPRTPGAPALTDPGSPVPEDHGPPDPPAGFAEEGGRRSSLTGAGLRLRPRPPPPRPELTAVPRRPRQPRPLCPAPPPSAGGAPDATRRRRRPPAPVTHFRFRRSCPRKRPRGSSPLRRPALAPPLGAGLPGGPG, encoded by the exons ATGGGGCCCCGCAGGAACAGGAAGGAAGTTTCTGGCCCAGACAAGATCGGAAACGTCAGCTTCACTGACTCCGGGACCGGCGATGTGTCCTGCTTGCCCGAGGCCGAGCGACAAGCGCTGGGCCCTTCCCGAGCCAGCAGCTCCCAGGGCGCACCTGTCCTCCCCCGCTTTCTCCGGGCAACACTTCCCCACTGGGCtgaccggg CTGCCCGACCCCAAGCTCTGGCGTCCACTGAACCGCCCGCCATCCATTACCCTGGGGACCCCAGCCCCGCAGCGCCCCAGGAcaagcccatccccccaccc AGACCCCCACACCCAGACCACCGCTGCCCTGGACGCTGCAGACCTGAGTCCCCAGCAGAACTCAGCCCCCTCAGACCCCCGCTCCAGGAGCCCCTGAGACCCGGAAGCCCCAGCTTCACAGACGCCAGCATcaccccccctccagccccctccccgagACCCAGGGCTTCCCAGacttcagcccccaccccacccggggCCTCTAGCCCCAGGGCatccctcaccctctctcaaacCCTGGACTCCACAGCCTTCATCCCCGTCCCCCTTTCCCGGGGACCCCCCAAAGACCCCAAACCACCGGCCCTCGCAGACCTCAATACACCCAGAGGCTGCGACCCTCAGAGACCCCGAACCCCTACAGTCCCAGATCCCCTAAGCCCCCAGTCCACACAGACCCGTATCCCCAAAGACCCCGTGCCCCTGGCCCTTGAGACCCCGGAGCCCCCGACCCCCAGAGCCCCTGGCCCTACCAGACCCCATCCCCCCGGACACACCGACCCTCGCAGATCCCGGACCCCCATCCCTCAGAGCCACCAGTCCTCACAGACCCCTAGCCCCCGGGGCCCCCGACCTCGCAGACCCCGGACCCCCAGAGACCCCGTCCCCCCAAGCCACTGGCCCTGGCAGACCCCGGAGCACCCGTCCCCGCAGCCCTCAGAGACCCCGGTCCCCCCAACCCTCGCGGACCCCGAACCCCAAAGACCCC ATCCCGGACCCCCATCCCCTCAGAGCCACCAGCCCTCAGAGACCCCTAGCCCCCGGAGCCCCCGACCTTCGCAGACCCCGGACCCCCAGAGACCCCGTCCCCCCAAGCCACTGGCCCTGGCAGACACCGGAGCACCCGTCCCCGCAGCCCTCAGAGACCCCG AGCCGCTGGCCCTCGCAGACCCCGGAGCCTCCGTCCCCCCAAAGCACCTGGCCCTCACAGACCCCGGACCCCCGGAACCCCCAACCCTCACAGACCCCGTCCCCCCAGAGCCCCCGGCTCTCGCAGACCCTGGACCCCCGAAGCCGCCAGCCCTCACAGACCCCAACCCTCGCAGACACCAGATCCCCGTCGCCCCCGTCCCCCCAATCCCCCAACCCTCGCAGACCCCGGACCCCCGGAGTCCCCGTACCCCGGAGCCCCCGACCCTCACAGACCCCGGATCCCCGGAGCCCCCGTCCCCCCAGTCCCCCAACCCTCGCAGACCCTGGATCCCCGGAGCCCCCGACCCTCACAGACCCCAGAGACCCCGGCCCTCTCAGACCCCGGACCCCCGGAGTCCCCGTCCCCCCAGAGCTCCCGGCTCCTACAGATCCCGTCCCCCCGGAGCCCCCGGCCCTCGCAGACCCCGGACCCCTGGAGCCCCGGCCCTCACAGACCCCGGATCCCCGGTCCCCGAAGACCACGGCCCGCCGGACCCCCCGGCCGGGTTCGCGGAAGAGGGTGGTCGCAGGTCGTCGCTTACCGGCGCGGGGCTCCGCTTGCgcccccggccgccgccgcccagGCCCGAGCTCACCGCCGTCCCCCGACGACCCCGGCAGCCGCGGCCTCTCTGCCCGGCGCCGCCACCGTCCGCCGGAGGCGCCCCAGACGCCACCCGCCgtcgccgccgcccgcccgcccctgTGACGCATTTCCGCTTCCGGCGCTCGTGCCCGCGGAAGCGGCCGCGCGGCAGCTCCCCGTTACGCCGGCcggccctggccccgccccttGGGGCGGGACTTCCGGGAGGCCCCGGGTGA